A genomic region of Dreissena polymorpha isolate Duluth1 chromosome 4, UMN_Dpol_1.0, whole genome shotgun sequence contains the following coding sequences:
- the LOC127879075 gene encoding neuropeptide-like protein 29: MFSTVTLVLVVSCFGAALGTYKPYWNSYLPVQGAGNGGYWNSYVPQYGNYGPQKYPGYSGSYWPGAWGGWQGDNVGSQKNSVDGTGNYVGWQKNYVN; the protein is encoded by the exons ATGTTCTCAACTGTCACACTTGTGCTGGTCGTGTCATGCTTCGGCGCAGCGTTAGGTACCTATAAACCATACTGGAACTCGTATTTGCCAGTACAAGGTGCAGGCAACGGCGGCTATTGGAACTCGTATGTGCCGCAATATGGGAACTATGGGCCGCAAAAATATCCTGGTTACtcag GTTCTTATTGGCCTGgagcat ggGGTGGCTGGCAAGGGGATAACGTCGGCTCGCAAAAGAATTCCGTGGACGGCACAGGCAATTACGTGGGCTGGCAAAAGAATTATGTGAATTAA